The following proteins are co-located in the Paenibacillus sp. FSL H8-0079 genome:
- a CDS encoding glycosyltransferase family 4 protein has translation MKVLFTFYVPSGGVDTLNRLRTAVLKRHGIEAHLLYLNTGSGLQNNSDTPIFTASGDEDIHHLIHTHHYDAIIATSDIAMPGRLRGLGYTGRIIFEAQGLGTRDQALETIQMAVPYLQAHCDAAVLPPTDHLLDMFIHICPWLHRFVIPNMLDTDTFAPILVDTPPYPVLAWVGRLEHNKNWREYLTISSEIIKKNPKARLWLFHDPTLANPEDEVMFRHMLAEYGLEDRIGIFINVPHSQMPAFYSMIAASGGIMLSTSLLEGFGYAVAEAISCGCPVLSTDSDGVRSFITHNKTGKFYPIGDIKAAVSEAKDLMNNKKLREYIRIQGRQHMSLSFSPDRYALSFREMMTALRVFQ, from the coding sequence GTGAAAGTATTATTCACGTTTTATGTTCCAAGCGGTGGCGTGGATACGTTAAATCGACTGCGCACCGCCGTTCTGAAACGTCATGGCATTGAAGCGCACCTGTTGTATCTCAACACAGGTTCGGGATTGCAGAACAACAGTGATACGCCCATTTTCACTGCGTCGGGTGACGAGGATATCCATCATTTAATTCATACCCACCATTATGATGCCATTATTGCCACCTCAGACATTGCTATGCCCGGTCGCTTGAGAGGACTTGGTTATACCGGACGAATTATTTTTGAAGCGCAGGGACTCGGCACACGCGATCAGGCTCTGGAAACCATACAGATGGCTGTCCCTTACCTTCAAGCCCATTGCGATGCTGCCGTTTTGCCTCCCACAGATCATCTGCTGGATATGTTCATTCATATCTGCCCTTGGCTGCACCGGTTTGTGATTCCCAATATGCTGGATACGGACACCTTTGCCCCCATCTTGGTGGATACCCCACCCTATCCTGTGCTGGCATGGGTAGGACGACTTGAACACAACAAAAACTGGCGTGAATATTTAACCATATCCAGTGAAATCATCAAAAAAAATCCGAAAGCCAGACTATGGTTGTTTCACGATCCCACCTTGGCTAACCCTGAAGATGAAGTTATGTTCCGGCACATGTTGGCAGAATACGGGCTCGAAGATAGGATTGGTATTTTCATCAATGTTCCCCATTCTCAGATGCCTGCGTTCTATTCTATGATCGCCGCTTCAGGGGGCATCATGTTATCCACTTCCCTGCTGGAAGGATTCGGCTATGCCGTCGCTGAAGCTATCTCTTGTGGCTGCCCGGTACTTAGTACGGACTCGGACGGTGTACGTTCATTTATCACACATAATAAGACTGGAAAGTTCTATCCGATTGGCGATATTAAGGCAGCTGTCTCCGAAGCAAAGGACCTCATGAACAACAAGAAACTGCGAGAATATATCCGCATTCAGGGCAGACAGCATATGAGCTTGTCTTTCTCACCAGATCGGTATGCCCTTTCTTTCCGTGAAATGATGACCGCCTTGCGTGTTTTCCAGTAA
- a CDS encoding DHA2 family efflux MFS transporter permease subunit: MKEQTAVSQEPAEFSIKTIILPLLAIIVGMIMVILDSTVVNVAIPNLVQYFETDLKTIQWTVTGYTLALSAVIPLAGWLTDRFGAKRVFLFTIAMFTLGSVLCSIAQSPEQLIIYRIIQGLGGGMVAPIGMAMVFRLAPPERRGSIMGMLGIPMLLAPALGPVLSGWFIESLSWHWIFLINLPIGIAAFILCIKFLPDTDRGRTPALDLLGMILAPIAFSMLAYGVSEGGTSWTSATTLTGVIVGGVALILFIIVELRHQNPLLELRVFKSSDFSRGIVLAWVSQVALFGAMILIPLYLQQIKGYTALETGLILLPQALASGVGMPLGGRLFDKIGARPLAFVGLGIISGALFILSSITAETGLGLIITALIMMGLGMGLSMMPLNTHVLNAAPRKLVGRVTPLTAAAQQVVVSFAVAGLTGFLTSRIADNTTSSEPAAIVHGLVSGFNDTFFLAACIALFGCLLSLILRKPKPMPKEDLQNGDKPDPAMMMGH; this comes from the coding sequence GTGAAAGAACAAACAGCAGTATCCCAGGAGCCCGCAGAGTTTTCAATCAAAACGATTATACTGCCACTCCTGGCTATTATCGTCGGAATGATTATGGTCATTTTGGACAGCACGGTGGTGAACGTGGCCATTCCGAATTTGGTTCAATATTTTGAGACAGATCTGAAGACCATTCAATGGACGGTTACGGGTTATACCTTGGCGTTGTCTGCGGTTATTCCTCTGGCAGGCTGGTTAACTGACCGTTTTGGTGCCAAAAGAGTATTTCTGTTCACGATTGCCATGTTTACTTTGGGTTCTGTATTATGCTCTATTGCACAATCGCCTGAGCAATTAATCATTTACCGTATCATTCAGGGTCTCGGTGGAGGCATGGTTGCTCCAATTGGTATGGCGATGGTCTTTCGTCTGGCTCCTCCTGAGCGAAGAGGATCCATCATGGGTATGCTCGGAATTCCCATGCTGCTTGCCCCTGCATTGGGTCCGGTGTTGTCCGGGTGGTTTATTGAATCACTGAGCTGGCACTGGATCTTCCTGATTAACTTGCCAATCGGTATTGCAGCGTTCATCCTATGTATCAAGTTCTTGCCTGATACGGATCGTGGACGCACGCCTGCCCTGGATCTGCTCGGCATGATTCTGGCGCCAATTGCGTTCTCTATGCTTGCTTACGGTGTTAGTGAGGGTGGAACGAGCTGGACTTCTGCAACAACACTCACTGGTGTCATTGTGGGTGGTGTAGCGCTCATTTTGTTCATTATTGTAGAACTTCGTCATCAAAATCCATTGCTCGAACTTCGTGTATTCAAATCATCAGATTTCTCACGGGGGATTGTTCTCGCATGGGTGTCACAAGTGGCGCTGTTTGGTGCGATGATCCTGATCCCGCTTTATTTGCAGCAAATTAAAGGGTACACTGCACTGGAAACAGGATTGATTCTGCTTCCACAAGCTTTGGCTTCTGGAGTGGGTATGCCGCTCGGCGGTCGATTGTTTGATAAAATTGGTGCGAGACCTCTGGCCTTCGTGGGTCTGGGAATTATCTCGGGAGCATTGTTTATTCTGTCCTCCATCACGGCAGAGACAGGTCTTGGTCTGATTATAACGGCTTTGATCATGATGGGTCTGGGTATGGGCTTGTCTATGATGCCGCTCAATACGCATGTATTGAATGCCGCACCGCGTAAGTTGGTTGGCCGGGTTACACCGCTCACGGCTGCTGCACAGCAAGTGGTCGTGTCCTTCGCGGTTGCTGGACTTACAGGTTTCCTTACTTCAAGAATTGCAGACAATACAACGAGTTCAGAGCCGGCCGCTATAGTTCATGGTTTGGTGAGTGGTTTCAATGATACGTTCTTCCTGGCCGCTTGTATTGCATTGTTCGGATGTTTGCTCAGTCTGATCTTGCGCAAACCAAAACCAATGCCGAAAGAAGACCTTCAAAATGGCGACAAGCCTGATCCCGCGATGATGATGGGACACTAA
- a CDS encoding ATP-binding cassette domain-containing protein: protein MLEVKQVSKVYEGQRGVHQLDFTMERGEIVGFLGPNGAGKTTTMRMITGYLHPTAGSIMVDGVSVHEQGQRVRSKIGYLPETPPLYPDMTVQSYLRFVANLRDVPAREVKLRVSEMVSRLGLQGREKQLVRGLSKGYKQRLGLAGAIIHKPDLLVLDEPTSGLDPNQIIEIRDLIRELGENHTVLLSTHILPEVSTLCNRMLIINQGQLVLDGSPQHFGSAMGDQFKVSIEVKATAEQLHNVLTPWEKVRSEVIQTSDANTAKDTSPTSASVDTVKMLLTGESAEDFREELFYLLSGAGLPILEMKKENLSLEQIFLKLTTTEATDTDANLADVDKVAETDQDVTSDIDSSSISETSASTSADTSPHSRKGEDSK, encoded by the coding sequence GTGCTCGAAGTGAAACAGGTCAGCAAAGTGTACGAAGGGCAGCGCGGCGTGCATCAACTGGACTTCACCATGGAACGTGGTGAGATTGTCGGGTTTCTCGGGCCCAATGGTGCCGGAAAAACAACAACGATGCGTATGATTACGGGCTATCTGCATCCAACCGCGGGTTCGATTATGGTGGACGGGGTATCGGTGCATGAGCAGGGTCAGCGTGTTCGTTCCAAGATTGGGTATCTGCCTGAAACGCCGCCGCTCTATCCGGATATGACGGTGCAGTCCTATCTCAGATTTGTAGCGAATCTGCGAGATGTACCGGCACGTGAGGTCAAGCTGCGGGTCAGTGAGATGGTTAGCAGACTGGGACTTCAGGGTCGCGAAAAACAACTGGTACGCGGTTTATCCAAAGGCTACAAGCAACGTCTTGGACTGGCAGGAGCCATTATTCACAAGCCGGATCTGCTGGTTCTGGATGAGCCAACATCGGGGCTTGATCCGAATCAGATTATCGAGATCCGTGATCTAATCCGAGAATTGGGCGAGAACCATACGGTACTGCTCAGTACGCATATTTTGCCTGAAGTGAGCACGCTCTGTAATCGAATGTTGATCATTAATCAGGGGCAGCTCGTGCTGGATGGTTCACCACAGCATTTCGGCTCAGCAATGGGAGATCAGTTCAAGGTGTCGATTGAAGTGAAGGCCACGGCGGAGCAACTACATAATGTGCTGACACCATGGGAGAAGGTGCGGAGTGAAGTCATTCAGACGTCGGATGCGAATACTGCCAAAGACACTTCACCGACTTCAGCTTCAGTGGATACGGTTAAAATGCTGCTCACTGGAGAAAGCGCGGAAGATTTTCGGGAAGAGTTATTCTACCTTTTGTCTGGTGCTGGATTACCGATACTGGAGATGAAGAAGGAGAATCTGAGTCTGGAGCAAATCTTCCTGAAGCTGACGACAACGGAGGCAACCGACACAGACGCGAATTTGGCAGATGTGGATAAGGTTGCAGAGACGGATCAGGACGTAACTTCGGACATCGACTCGTCGAGCATATCAGAAACATCGGCGAGTACATCAGCCGATACTTCGCCCCATTCTCGCAAAGGGGAGGACTCCAAATGA
- a CDS encoding glycosyltransferase family 4 protein: MRVLLVTYWELTHMGGIWTYVKQLADRLIALGVEVDIMGTNGANNEVYIRNLNRAFSKDKVWPMLQSKLNPTDLPQFTADPLLAYYELNRYAFEMAAAYLGVDHYDVIHAQDPVAAVAIKRILNRNVPLVTSYHGALAREAFYDAQNSNPQLTLSSYLQSKRGRYFLSLEERSAAQSELILVSSHWIKSTLTELAVPESKFRIIPYAVDLSAYRSLAATKFRQRPPAGKKVIAFTGRLEYIKGVHVLIKALASLKSKRSDWVCWIAGEGNLTDELRAQVTAAGIGADVVFWGKLDNIPSFLRHADIYVQPSLQDTQPFSVTEAQLAGVPVIVSGTAGMPEMVDPGRTGWVVPPQDVDSLRELLHALLEDDVTRKKVGAAAKAWAEQNRSLEEMGLRTLHVYQEAIYRGGRTI, from the coding sequence ATGAGAGTTCTGCTCGTTACGTATTGGGAGCTTACACATATGGGAGGCATATGGACATATGTTAAACAGCTGGCCGACAGGCTGATTGCCCTTGGTGTAGAGGTTGATATCATGGGCACGAATGGTGCCAATAACGAAGTGTATATTCGTAATCTGAACCGGGCATTTTCCAAGGATAAAGTGTGGCCCATGCTGCAATCCAAGCTCAATCCGACCGATCTGCCACAATTCACAGCTGATCCTCTTCTCGCTTATTATGAATTGAACAGATATGCCTTTGAGATGGCTGCCGCTTATCTGGGAGTGGACCATTATGACGTCATCCATGCGCAAGATCCGGTAGCCGCCGTAGCCATAAAACGCATCTTGAACCGCAATGTCCCACTCGTTACCAGCTATCACGGAGCTCTTGCACGCGAAGCCTTCTACGATGCTCAAAATTCCAATCCTCAACTTACCCTATCATCATATTTGCAATCGAAACGCGGACGTTATTTTCTATCATTGGAAGAACGAAGTGCGGCACAGTCTGAGCTGATCCTGGTGTCCAGTCACTGGATCAAGAGCACGCTTACAGAGCTTGCGGTTCCCGAATCAAAGTTTCGGATAATCCCCTACGCCGTGGACCTGTCAGCCTACCGTTCATTAGCAGCTACGAAGTTCCGTCAGCGGCCACCTGCAGGCAAAAAAGTCATTGCCTTTACCGGAAGGCTTGAATACATCAAGGGCGTTCATGTGTTGATCAAGGCTTTAGCCAGTCTGAAAAGTAAACGTTCCGATTGGGTCTGCTGGATCGCAGGAGAAGGCAACCTGACCGATGAATTGCGGGCACAGGTCACGGCGGCGGGCATTGGAGCCGATGTTGTGTTCTGGGGCAAGCTGGACAACATTCCTTCCTTCCTGCGCCATGCCGACATCTATGTCCAGCCCAGCCTGCAGGACACCCAGCCGTTCTCCGTTACCGAAGCACAACTGGCGGGTGTACCCGTTATTGTCAGTGGTACGGCCGGCATGCCTGAGATGGTTGACCCTGGACGCACGGGATGGGTCGTTCCTCCGCAGGATGTCGATTCGCTCCGCGAACTTCTGCATGCACTTCTGGAGGATGACGTTACCCGTAAAAAAGTGGGTGCTGCGGCCAAAGCCTGGGCTGAACAAAACCGCTCACTGGAAGAGATGGGACTTCGTACATTACATGTCTATCAAGAAGCCATTTACAGAGGAGGACGCACGATATGA
- a CDS encoding GldG family protein, whose protein sequence is MKKWLSHTNSTVLSVAVIGIFILLTLFLNSLGGFQLDLTSNKQYTLSDQSLTAIKNVKDDVNILVLTVENANNTVLNREVTDMVEEYTKRNSKLKIKQYNLTQEPALASKYGITGSSIVLEQGDQHKVIDIASLFTATGDGSDGSYQFTGEEKLTQALMNMSSTEMHKMVFLTGHEELSLDQMTTLQSSLEQNNVQTEELQLNQAGKVPEDADVLAIIGPQRDLSDTEMKAIRTYLSNGGKLLLSLGFVEDMKSSWKNIDALMADYGVVDEHAVMVDNQQASTMGPLWVVPEYGTHAITDKLAASQLYPMLSLSIALTSKEQDKYTLSPLIHSSNDSYGETNIGGLLQNETTNDADEDIQGPVELGYAADTTDGKPKAVILGSSIFMQDSEIANGGNRDFILNTVNYLSEKEDGLTIRPRVQAGYEMAYLNGEQARTIFFVAIVAFPLIFVILGVLLWWRRRRV, encoded by the coding sequence ATGAAAAAATGGTTAAGTCATACCAACAGTACCGTGCTGTCCGTAGCGGTGATTGGCATCTTTATTTTGCTAACACTGTTCCTGAATTCACTTGGCGGTTTCCAGCTGGATCTGACCTCCAACAAACAATACACATTATCTGACCAGTCCCTTACTGCGATCAAAAACGTGAAGGACGACGTCAACATTCTGGTGTTAACCGTCGAAAATGCCAACAACACGGTCCTGAACCGTGAGGTCACGGATATGGTGGAGGAGTATACCAAACGCAACAGCAAGCTAAAGATAAAACAGTACAATCTGACGCAGGAACCTGCGCTTGCATCCAAATATGGCATAACAGGCAGCTCCATTGTGCTGGAGCAGGGAGATCAACACAAAGTGATTGATATTGCGAGTCTGTTCACTGCGACAGGTGACGGAAGTGACGGATCATATCAGTTCACAGGTGAGGAAAAACTAACGCAGGCGCTCATGAATATGTCATCCACGGAGATGCATAAAATGGTCTTTTTGACTGGACATGAAGAGCTGAGTCTCGATCAGATGACTACGCTACAATCCTCTTTGGAACAAAATAATGTGCAGACGGAAGAGTTGCAGCTGAATCAAGCTGGTAAGGTTCCCGAAGATGCAGACGTGCTCGCCATTATTGGTCCACAACGTGATCTCAGTGATACGGAAATGAAAGCTATTCGCACCTATCTGAGTAATGGAGGCAAGCTGTTATTATCCCTCGGATTTGTGGAAGATATGAAATCCAGTTGGAAAAACATCGATGCCCTGATGGCTGACTATGGCGTCGTTGATGAGCATGCGGTCATGGTGGATAACCAGCAAGCCAGTACGATGGGGCCGCTCTGGGTGGTGCCGGAGTATGGTACACATGCTATTACGGACAAACTTGCTGCGAGCCAATTGTATCCGATGTTGTCGCTGTCGATTGCGTTGACCAGCAAAGAACAGGATAAATATACCCTTTCACCGTTAATTCATTCTTCGAATGACAGTTATGGGGAGACAAATATCGGCGGTTTATTGCAGAATGAAACGACCAATGATGCCGATGAGGACATTCAGGGTCCAGTTGAACTGGGGTATGCAGCCGATACGACGGATGGTAAACCGAAGGCGGTTATTCTGGGCTCGTCGATTTTCATGCAGGATTCGGAAATTGCGAATGGTGGCAATCGGGACTTTATTTTGAATACAGTGAATTATTTGAGTGAAAAAGAAGATGGACTGACGATTCGTCCACGGGTTCAAGCCGGATATGAGATGGCATATCTGAACGGAGAACAGGCCAGAACGATTTTCTTCGTAGCGATTGTCGCGTTCCCGCTCATCTTTGTTATACTCGGTGTACTCTTATGGTGGAGGCGCAGACGGGTATGA
- a CDS encoding ABC transporter permease subunit, with translation MRRMMAVCNKELQAYFLSPTSYFAFAVYVLMTSLLFYSSFVYYQPSIVDYRLVLGDTLSMLLFVVPLLTMRLIAEEFRQGTDELLLTSPARVSEIIFGKYLASLAILVVLILCSLVYPFIMSFYGTLDMTTVWMSALGLFFLGGSMMAIGLFASTLSQHQMVSAVAGFIILLVLWMLDSFAGNTGSALQQWLDPFALTNRFDSFMKGVLSGPDILYYVTLSGVFLLLSIQIVERKRWR, from the coding sequence ATGAGACGAATGATGGCGGTATGCAATAAAGAGCTGCAAGCTTATTTTTTGTCACCAACGTCCTATTTTGCTTTTGCTGTATATGTACTGATGACCAGTCTGTTGTTCTATTCAAGCTTTGTATATTACCAGCCGAGCATTGTCGATTATCGTCTCGTGTTGGGGGACACGTTGTCCATGCTGCTGTTTGTCGTACCATTGCTGACGATGCGTTTGATCGCTGAAGAATTCAGACAGGGAACGGATGAATTGCTGCTGACTTCTCCAGCACGTGTGTCGGAAATTATTTTCGGCAAATATCTCGCTTCTCTCGCCATTCTGGTCGTACTCATCCTGTGCAGTCTGGTGTATCCATTCATCATGTCGTTCTATGGGACACTGGATATGACGACGGTATGGATGTCTGCGCTGGGGTTATTCTTCCTGGGTGGAAGCATGATGGCAATTGGACTGTTCGCTTCAACGTTATCCCAGCATCAGATGGTGTCTGCGGTGGCGGGTTTTATTATTTTGCTCGTTTTGTGGATGCTTGATTCATTCGCAGGCAATACAGGGTCTGCTTTGCAACAGTGGCTGGACCCGTTTGCTCTGACTAACCGGTTCGACAGCTTCATGAAAGGCGTGCTTAGTGGGCCGGATATATTGTACTATGTCACACTTTCAGGTGTGTTTCTGCTATTAAGCATTCAAATTGTGGAACGGAAGCGGTGGAGGTGA